From the Mya arenaria isolate MELC-2E11 chromosome 17, ASM2691426v1 genome, the window caagtatttctggtgccgtactcaatgtactaatatttctggtgccgtactcattgtacaagtatttctggtgccgtactcaatgtaatagtatttctggtgccgtactcaatgtacaagtatttctggtgccgtactcaatgtacaAGTATTTCTGGTGTCGTACTCAATGTACaagtatttctggtgccgtactcaatgtacaagtatttctggtgccgtactcattgtacaagtatttctggtgccgtactcaatgtacaaatatttctggtgccgtactcaatgtacaagtatttctggtgccgtactcaatgtacaAGTATTTCTGGTGTCGTACTCAATGTACaagtatttctggtgccgtactcaatgttctagtatttctggtgccgtactcaatgttcTAGTATTTCTGATACCGTACTCAATGTACAAGTATAACTGGTTTCGTATTCCATGTTCTAGTATTTCTGATGAcgtactcaatgtactagtaGTTCTGGTGCCGTTCTCAATAtactagtatttctggtgccgtaaTAATGTACTAGTATTACTGGTGCCAtactcaatgtactagtatgtaTGGTGCGTACTTAATGTtctagtatttctggtgccgtacttAATGTACTAGTATTACTGGTGCCAtactcaatgtactagtatgtaTGGTGCCGTACTTAATGTtctagtatttctggtgccgtactcaatgtactagtatgtatggtgccgtactcaatgtactagtatttctggtgccgtactcaatgtactagtatgtatggtgccgtactcaatgtactagtatgtaTGGTGTCGTACTCAATGTACTATTATGTATGGTGTCGTACTCAATGTACTAATATGtatggtgccgtactcaatgtactagtatgtCTGGTGCCGTACTTAATTTGCTAGTACTTCTGGTGTCGTACTCAATGCACTAGTGTGtatggtgccgtactcaatgtactagtatgtaTGGTGTAGTACTCAATGTACTAATATGTATGCTGTcgtactcaatgtactagtatgtCTGGTGTCGTACTCAATGTTCTAATATGTATGCTGTcgtactcaatgtactagtatgtatggtgccgtactcaatgtactgTTATGTATGGTGTCGTACTCAATGTACTAATATGtatggtgccgtactcaatgtactagtatgtatggtgccgtactcaatgtactagtatttctggtgtcgtactcaatgtactagtatgtCTGGTGTCGTACTCAATGTTCTAATAGGTATGCTGTcgtactcaatgtactagtatgtatggtgccgtactcaatgtactagtatgtaTGGTGTCGTACTTAATGTACTAGTATGtatggtgccgtactcaatgtactagtatttaTGGTGTCGTACTCGATGGtctagtatttctggtgccgtactcaatgttctagtatttctggtgtcgtactcaatgtactagtatttctggtgccgtactcaatgttctagtatttctggtgccgtactcaatgtactagtatttttggtgccgtactcaatgttcTAGTATGtatggtgccgtactcaatgttcTAGTATTTCTGGggccgtactcaatgtactagtatttctggtggcgtactcaatgtactagtattactggtgccgtactcaatgtactagtatttctggtgccgtactcaatgtactagtatttctggtgccgtactcaatgttctagtatttctggtgccgtactcaatgtactagtatgtaTGGTGCCGTACTTAATGTtctagtatttctggtgccgtactcaatgtaatagtatttctggtgccgtactcaatgtacaagtatttctggtgccgtactcaatgtaatagtatttctggtgccgtactcaatgtactagtatttctggtgccgtactcaatgtaatagtatttctggtgccgtactcaatgtactagtatgtaTGGTGCCGTACTTAATGTtctagtatttctggtgccgtactcaatgtaatagtatttctggtgccgtactcaatgtaatagtatttctggtgccgtactcaatgtacaagtatttctggtgccgtactcaatgtactaatatttctggtgccgtactcattgtacaagtatttctggtgccgtactcaatgtaatagtatttctggtgccgtactcaatgtacaagtatttctggtgccgtactcaatgtacaAGTATTTCTGGTGTCGTACTCAATGTACaagtatttctggtgccgtactcaatgtacaagtatttctggtgccgtactcatTGTACAAGTATTTCTGGTACCGTACTCAATGTACTAatatttctggtgccgtactcaatgtacaagtatttctggtgccgtactcaatgtacaAGTATTTCTGGTGTCGTACTCAATGTACaagtatttctggtgccgtactcaatgttctagtatttctggtgccgtactcaatgtactagtatgtaTGGTGCCGTACTTAATGTTCTAGTATgtctggtgccgtactcaatgtaatagtatttctggtgccgtactcaatgtaatagtatttctggtgccgtactcaatgtacaagtatttctggtgccgtactcattgtacaagtatttctggtgccgtactcaatgtaatagtatttctggtgccgtactcaatgtacaagtatttctggtgccgtactcagTGTTCTAGTATTTCTGAtgccgtactcaatgtaatagtatttctggtgccgtactcaatgtaatagtatttctggtgccgtactcaatgtacaagtatttctggtgccgtactcaatgtaatagtatttctggtgccgtactcaatgttcTAGTATTTCTGATGCCGTACTCAATGTTATAGTATTTCTGGTGTCGTACTCAGTGTTCTAGTATTTCTGAtgccgtactcaatgtaatAATATTTCTGGTGTCGTACTCATTGTACaagtatttctggtgccgtactcaatgtacaagtatttctggtgccgtactcaatgtaatAGTATTTCTGGTGTCGTACTCATTGTACaagtatttctggtgccgtactcaatgtaatagtatttctggtgccgtactcagtgttctagtatttctggtgccgtactcaatgtacaagtatttctggtgccgtactcaatgtactagtatttctggtgccgtactcaatgtaatAGTATTTCTGGTGTCGTACTCATTGTACAAGTATTTCTGGTGTCGTACTCAATGTTCTAGTATTTCTGGTGTCGTACTCAATGTAATAGTATTTCTGGTGTCGTACTCATTGTACaagtatttctggtgccgtactcaatgtaatagtatttctggtgccgtactcagtgttctagtatttctggtgccgtactcaatgtacaagtatttctggtgccgtactcatTGTACAAGTATTTCTGGTGTCGTACTCATTGTACAAGTATTTCTGGTGTCGTACTCAGTGTTCTAGTATTTCTGATACCGTACTCAATGTAATAGTATTTCTGGTGTCGTACTCAGTGTTCTAGTATTTCTGATACCGTACTCAATGTACaagtatttctggtgccgtactcaatgttcTAGTATTTCTGATGCCGTACTCAGTGTTCTAGTATTTCTGATACCGTACTCAATGTACAAGTATTTCTGGTGTCGTACTCAGTGTTCTAGTATTTCTGATGCCGTACTCAGTGTtctagtatttctggtgccgtactcaatgtaatAGTATTTCTGGTGTCGTACTCAGTGTTCTAGTATTTCTGATACCGTACTCAATGTACaagtatttctggtgccgtactcaatgtaatAGTATTTCTGGTGTCGTACTCAGTGTtctagtatttctggtgccgtactcaatgtaatAGTATTTCTGGTGTCGTACTCAGTGTTCTAGTATTTCTGATACCGTACTCAATGTACAAGTATTTCTGGTGTCGTACTCAGTGTtctagtatttctggtgccgtactcaatgtaatagtatttctggtgccgtactcaatgtaatAGTATTTCTGGTGTCGTACTCAGTGTTCTAGTATTTCTGATGCCGTACTCAGTGTtctagtatttctggtgccgtactcaatgtaatagtatttctggtgccgtactcatTGTACAAGTATTTCTGGTGTCGTACTCAATGTaatagtatttctggtgccgtactcaatgtaatAGTATTTCTGGTGTCGTACTCAATGTAATAGTATTTCTGATGCCGTACTCATTGTACAAGTATTTCTGGTGTCGTACTCATTGTACAAGTATTTCTGGTGTCGTACTCATTGTACaagtatttctggtgccgtactcaatgtaatAGTATTTCTGATGCCGTACTCAGTGTTCTAGTATTTCTGATGCCGTACTCAGTGTTCTAGTATTTCTGATGCAGTACTCAGTGTTCTAGTATTTCTGATGCCGTACTCAGTGTTCTAGTATTTCTGGTGTCGTACTCAGTGTtctagtatttctggtgccgtactcaatgttcTAGTATTTCTGGTGTCGTACTCATTGTACAAGTATTTCTGGTGACGTACTCAGTGTtctagtatttctggtgccgtactcaatgtaatagtatttctggtgccgtactcagTGTTCTAGTATTTCTGAtgccgtactcaatgtaatagtatttctggtgccgtactcagtgttctagtatttctggtgccgtactcaatgtaatagtatttctggtgccgtactcaatgtacaagtatttctggtgccgtactcaatgtaatagtatttctggtgccgtactcaatgtactagtatttctggtgccgtactcaatgtactagtatttttggtgccgtactcaatgtactagtatttctggtgacgtactcaatgtactagtatttctggtgccgtactcaatgtactagtatttctggtgccgtactcaatgtactagtatttttggtgccgtactcaatgtaatAGTATTTCTGGTGTCGTACTCAGTGTtctagtatttctggtgccgtactcatTGTACAAGTATTTCTGGTGTCGTACTCAATGTaatagtatttctggtgccgtactcaatgtacaagtatttctggtgccgtactcagTGTTCTAGTATTTCTGAtgccgtactcaatgtaatagtatttctggtgccgtactcaatgtacaagtatttctggtgccgtactcaatgtaatagtatttctggtgccgtactcaatgtactagtatttctggtgacgtactcaatgtactagtatttttggtgccgtactcaatgtactagtatttctggtgacgtactcaatgtactagtatttctggtgccgtactcaatgtactagtatttctggtgccgtactcaatgtactagtatttttggtgccgtactcaatgtactagtatttctggtgccgtactcaatgtactagtatttttggtgccgtactcaatgtactagtatttctggtgacgtactcaatgtactagtattttTGGTGACGTACTCAATGCTCTAGTATTTCTGGTGAcgtactcaatgtactagtatttctGGTGACGTACTCAATGCTCTAGTATTTTTGGTGACGTACTCAATGCTCTAGTATTTCTGGTGAcgtactcaatgtactagtatttctGGTGACGTACTCAATACTCTAGTATTTCTGGTGACGTACTCAATGCTCTAGTATTTCTGGTGAcgtactcaatgtactagtatttttggtgccgtactcaatgcTCTAGTATTTCTGGTGACGTACTCAATGCtctagtatttctggtgccgtactcaatgcTCTAGTATTTttggtgccgtactcaatgcTCTAGTATTTTTGGTGCCATACTCAATGCTCTAGTATTTCTGGTGAcgtactcaatgtactagtatttttggtgccgtactcaatgcTCTAGTATTTCTGGTGAcgtactcaatgtactagtatttctggtgccaTTTTTAATGTACAATGTTTTCTCGTGCTGTTCTCAATGTACTAGTTTTACTTGTTCATTTAGCGGTGACTTTTATGGAAACACCTTTCCAATACATAAGTATGCATGAATCTCTAACCTATTATCCAAAAACAAGAAGCTTAAACTTCCATAAAGTATCATGGGCGttaccattcggaactcctcggccattttccgacgaaaacaacctcggatgaatgCCGGTGCATCAGTAGATCTAGatcgtaaaattaaaaaaaaacaaatataataattgtagtgttttatcGCGTATTTTGTGTTAGTGAGtataaattgattgccagtgaagtgtatgaTTAAGATTTCAAAGAGTACAGTCAATAAgttttaactgcttaattgaaattactacgcgatctacttgcagcgtagttaaatgtacagatttcttacattgtaaaccgtccttAGGAGTTAGACATCCGAGGTTGTATTGCGAGGGAAAAATGACTGCGGAGCTCCGAATGAGGCGGTGTCATACACAGAAaactatgacgtcatatttgCTCGATTACGTCATATTTACTAAAGGACCtttataaatgagaaaaaaataatgagattGGTAAAAGAAAAACGTTTATTCATGAAAACCATACAAGTGTACACATATAATAAACGATGcattcatacatttgtacaaGGTGTAGGTCAGTCCTTCTACAAACTAGAATGTCTATCCAACGGCCACAATGTCAGTGCAGATTTTACTCTGTTCACTCCAAATACCACTTCTGCACGTTCCAGCAAACGCGTTTCCGTATTGGTCACAAAAAATGTACTTGTCCATGTGCCCGGGGTACGGGAAATATTGGTGGTCGCTATGCGAGTGCAGGCACGGGTTAGCGATTGTCGCGTCGTTACTGCTCGCGCCAATTCCTGAAGGATCATGCACATACTCAAACACACAGTGCCTCGTGTCATGGTTCCACACTCGTAATGGGGGACATTTCATTACTTCCGCCAAACCGAGGCTAGTGCACGTGACATACGCAGACTTGTCGCCGCATTGGTCCATCTGACGCATGTTTCCCGCCAAAATCTCCTCCTGCGTGCACGGGTTTGTGTATTTACATCCGTTGGTGGAGTGTTTGCAGCTCTGAACCCCGACAGGGCAAAGGCCGACGAAGGTGCGGTCAAGCTGGTCACACATAATGAACTTGTGGAAATCGGTGGGGTACGGGTAATACTCAACTGAGTGGTTACGTGTGTCGCACAAGAAGGGGGCGTTTGGATCTGAAAACAGAGGTTCGAGTATTATATCGTCAATGGTTTCAACactatttcaatgaaatgagAGGCAATGTTTCGCTGGTTTGAGTTCAGTGttgcatttaaatgacattCCGCTTCCATATACAGCACCTGGTGCCCGATTAATAAAAGAACCTTAGTTCTAACTTCTATTACATTAAAAATGTGCGGAAGTCACATTTTTTATGTTCTCAACGTTGGGTTTACTTTTCAATACTGGTAACTACAGTAAAATTCAATTCACACAAATGCAAACATCTTGctctatattaaaatataaatgtgattattACAGTTATAAcgaaaactgatatttttaacaaaatgcattaattaaagattcaattattatgtgaaatgataaagacaataaaaacaacCAAAGAAGTCCTACCCGGCACGAGGATGACGTCATGGGTTGCCTGATTCATCTCCTGTGGAGTGCACGTGCGCACCGTGCCCGCAATGATGCACACTCCCCCAAAATCTGgaagcaaacaaatcattcTGACACTAGTACAttttcataatatgttttaactaataaaaacaatatttttaaactaccATTTTCATTATAACAACAACTTACAACTTACACTAAAATTACTTCTGCATACAGGAATActgattttgtttcaaaactaaTGATGTACGACCACCAAATTTGAAATTGCTCTCATAAACAATACCTCGGAATTCGTCTGTTTCCTTCACATGGAGGTGATAATTTCCAGTGCACGTGGACCCCTGGCCAGTAACCCTGATGTACATTGGGTCGGTTCCCCGCACGTACAGCGAGTGCTGTGACGTCACATGGGCGTCATACGCGTTCCCGTCCGGGTGGGTGAAAGATTTAGACGCATAGACGTCAATATCACCGTTATCTGGCGTGACCTGTAATCAAGAAAATTACtgtatgttatttgtttatttgttttttaacgcacatatattttaatatcatcgATTTATTATAAACCCAAgctaatttttttttgttatgctCCTTAAAAGACAGGGGTATATAAATTCGATTCTTATGTTTATCTTAGTGAATGTATAGTTTATATAAGCTACGTTTATTCGTTGGCACTGCTCTTATGTTCGTATTGGTCAACAAAGCTATAATTGGACTTATAGATTTATGTCagatgttttcattgaaatacaaataccaTGGTAATGATGGCGTCGGACGTGTCAGGCAGGCGGGCGTTTATGGTGACGTTACATGGAAACTCGAAGTCGCTAGGTGTCAACACGAGCGGCGCTGGGCACGTGGACGAAATAATATTATATGGAAATAACTGTGATTTTTCCCATACATAATATAAACCATTATTATAACATGAATGCaattatcatattaacataaataaaaatataggtGAAATTCTAAATAGCATAACAAAAATGTGGCTCTAGTGTAACTATAAGGGCTGTGTCGTACGGACTGTTCTGAAATTACACTTCGATCTTGATTTTCGGTACGGTATAAGAAAATACAAACTCTTGAAAAAAACAcagacaatttaaaaaaaaaaacgtgagAAAACTGTGATGAAAACAATAGCTAGCAGTAATGTGTCATTGTACACgtattgaatataataatacCCCTGCAAATATCCGATGTCAGTCGTTCCACCACTGACGTGAGGTCACCAAACGATGATACGGTCCGGGCATTATAACACGTGGGTGGGGACACAATACGCTCTATATCATGGTTGGCGGTATCGTTACTCACACGTAACACAATCAGTTTGATTCCTGGGAAAGAAAGATTAAACAGATACAAAATTAATAGCTCTGGGTAAATATTTCAAGTTCCcatttaacattgaaaataaatatgccGACGTCCGTCTGTGGCTGTTGTTTTCAGTCGAAAAAGGGACATTACTCAACAATTATGAACGCCAGAGTTACGCACCGTGCAACATATGGGAGTTTTATCCCTGGTGACATGTTAACTAAGtttcgttttaaaatatttaatggtCTTTGATAAATGACAAGAGTTAAATTTTACCAACGCCCGACGGCGACAACGGACACGgcaaacaacaacaccaaggctataagAATAAATCGACTTCTGTCCTTGAAAAACAATGAAACTCAAGGTCTATAGGATAAAGGTCATGGTACAATATTGGGTTGTGCTATGGATGTATCCACTTTCAAAGTAACACTAGCGGGTTTGAGGGTGTGTGTCCCCCCTCCCCGCTAAAATTGTCAAAGTAAACATTTCATGTTAATATTGTTTAGCGATTATGCTTACAATTACCCAAATAGTTCTTCGGGGAGGgccatgtttaaatcattttggggtggtggtggtggtggggttGGAGGTTTGTTCACGGGGAAGGAAGGTAAAAATTTGGATGAACCCCTGTGTTGTGCCAAATGCTGATTAAACGCATAGTACGTTTATCTTCACGTTTGATTGTATATATCTTTTCAAAAAACAAGTCCCAAAAGTGACAAGTGAAGAAGGGGGTATGggagtttaataaaatgtttcagcACACATACCGCTCTCTTTCAGCTTCTGCGCCTCGGACTTGGCGAACGTGGTGTCCCTCAGTTCGTCCATGAGGAGCAGCGCCACCTTACTAGCACCCGGGCGCGCACCAGTGGTATTTTTAAATACCTGTTCCCGCGCCACCCTCAGGGAGTCGCCGACAAACGTTGGGCCCACCTGGTACTTCAAAGCCTGGGGTGGATATAGGTTGGGTGCAGGCACGGGTTAGCGACTCAATTAATGGTTAGGTCTCATTATAAGTTGAAAAAGGAATTTATgccaaacaattatttatcaGGTGACAAAAAGGCTCATTTCTGTggaaaagcgttagtaatgttTTTGGAAATCGAATTGATTTTTTGGCGTGCACtgacaaacatgtttttttaaaagaaaagaaactaAGTATGAGcgaaaaaatagaaatataaaaaatatgtgagagtttcttaaaataaagagaAATGAACTCCTTCAGCACGTTGTATAGGACTCGTTTTAATACCCAATttgttacaataataaaatataatatgtatgctCATTTTCCTGGGCTAAAGCTGGCGtcaattaactttaaaaatttcgaaaatgaattaaatttttTGCAACCTACACTGAGAGATAAGATGATATCCCGCCCTGTCATTAATTGGCTGTTAAGATACCAGGGGACAATCGGAAATTGTGTCTTCGTCACTATAGCAACGCGCGTGGCGTCAGGTGTTCGCGTAAATCTTTTTAAGAATTCGgtaagaaaatgatttatttgttgaAGATTGAAGAGGGAAAGCGTTTTGAAGTCCAGTATCACAGCGAGGTCCAGCATTTTATCACTTCTACAATCTGAAACATAACTTACATTGCAAATTATAATGGTAAATTAAATTAAGATTATTTAGAATACAAACTACATTTCCAGCCAATGAGGTTGCAGATAGGCATCCATTAAgtagtagacttaatcattaagaatttcgaCGTTTGCGCGTGTTTAAAGatccgcctactgccaatcatccgatacacactccctgcgtcagatcgtcgacaatgtatcagccaataaggttgtattctaagtcagttagatgacatgaagtaatttCTATATGAATAAGAAGGGCTCATTCGCTACGCTTACTCCGCCTATcctaaatcattaagaactcacttcatgtcatctaactattacgtAACACAGATTTACTAAGTTTACGGTTTATACAACTTGTCCATTTTTGCATAACATATCTTCAATTTATGAGTTTGACAATGAAAAAGAAGATGGAAATAATAACGATATTCAGCCCCATACTGGCCCCAATCTTTCGAAATTTCTTTGTCTTAAATAGGCGCTACTATagaagcttatttcaattagccataatacatatttcaatttgatttttactTGGACCAATTACAATCCTTCCCCTAGCTTTTGATAAatggaaaatggtttattgtttgttatcaTAAAGAGAATCCATATTTAAAGTCTTAAaatcttaaagaagtaaatatcaGGCATATAATAGAAAAAACAAAAGAAGGATCTATAGTGGAATCCTGTCGAAAGGGATTTCAGAAATTTCGAGATATTGGGACATTTTCTATACTCCAGCCGAACCTCGTTcgctcgagctcccagggaccggcgaaaatacctcgagcctcgcaAGATTCGAGCCAAGCACGAACGCTtgccttcagtataaagaaatcggttctttacatccagttcaaACCAACGAAGAATTCGAGTCAACGGGATTTGGCTGTATTCATGaaagtttgaaataatttacctGTATCCATTCCTCTTGCTTTTAAGACGAAATTGAAAGCCATTTGTCCGGGTCTAAGAACGCCGCTCCATAACGTAGCTTGAAGTTCAAGACTTTCAGGAATAACTTTAAGGTTCTTAGCCTTTATCAACAGGACTGCAGCAACGCCGGAGTTGATTGGTTTACGGAGATCGTTGTAGGTAACCTTCGACCAATCAATGTTCAGCTTGCTTTTGATGACATTGTATGCCTGTTGCAAATACACATTGTTCTTCGTCATGTTAAAGGAACCTTCGTCaatctgaaatttaaaaaaacgacGATCCACAAaattatacacatgtttaaagatgcactcttactcccaaataagatttaccacaattaaaacatttgttttcagttaCCAAAAAGGATAATTAAATGTCTCAAACCGTGGTTCttgtgaaggataccgagtttaatttaaaagaaatgtgcagaaaacacggtatttctaccttatggcACGATataagatcacagtaaatcttctagcattcaccaatcatttaatatttttgcgttttcagctattcaatacatggttacaatcttgtcatcagtgattaatattttattattatttattttattaatatattatgcattatttagtaagtacaAAATGTAGTTAAAGGtctatcactcaaaatgtatgtttgttatgcatgtgtaagtactgattttgaattagagtgtcactttaaaacgaTACCAAATGCATTGAAATCAGACAGCAAATACTTGTAGcattttaagctgcactctcacagattgatcgttttcggacaacttttattttttgtcttggaatgagccacttTTTGCGTATTTGTCtggaaatcagtgatataagactgctggctAAAGATCAGGCCGCACTttatcatatttacgttcggaaatagatgttttatggttaaaagcgttactaacgcattaaaaaaaattcgacatctgagatttgttctattgtgaataatGACTGAATAGAAGGTACTGATGCCCAAatcagccgattctgagacaacttttctaaaaatgtcaaaactaacaatctgtgcgagtgcagATTTAAAAGCTGCTAGTGGTGAGCGTCTTGGAGGTGGCCAGTATTTAAGATACAAAGAGTGACTTGTTGACGCCTACACACCAGAACGACAAATACTCCAtgcaggggcggatccaggatttgacgttagagcgGGCGTAACATAGGGGCGTAAAATTCGACTAGCGCCCCTTCGTGAGaataaataaatggtaaactttaaaaattagtcttaattggatctaagaacgatgtagctaatcggaaaattcgttattaataactgaccaatagaatGAATAAAGCCGATGATGTATGACCCTAAGATTACCTTAATTATTATATCGAATACCACCCCTGCCAACTTTGAATCTGATTTGTAATACTTCAAGGGCGGTGCCAGTTGAATGAGTCTAGGCATATTAGTGTTATTCAGTGTGTATATGGGTGCAAATTAGGCTTATTGAACGTGTGATTTCCAAAATCCCCGGCTAAAGGGATCTGCGAACGCATCAGCGTCAATACCATGATTGGAACCGACTTGCACCCACCGACGTCGACGCGCTACTATGCACGTactttatacataaaaaagaaaagatggCTTAGAAATTGCAAACTAACCTGCCATATTCCTCCGCTGAATGGGTCTGCATAGGTGCGAGCGGCCGTGCCGTCACTGGAATCGACGTGCGCCCAGCGACGTAGGAACACCTCGTTATTTATCAGACACGTCGAGCCGAGTATGTCCAGTACAGAGTCTACTACCTGCAAGCACAGTACAGAATATCGAGGGGAGAACGAGAAAGGATTCTTAGAGACATTAAATGAATAAGTAGATACTTTCGCTTTTACTTGAGAACTGTCAAATCGAGGTTAGCAAAAATGTTAGAAGTTGCATTAAATAACGATTATTTTGCTTTCCTTCGAAAACTGTCAAATGAAGAGTAAGCTATATTGTTCAAAagtttttaaccaaaacaatGTG encodes:
- the LOC128223356 gene encoding uncharacterized protein LOC128223356, translating into MLRTFGLLAVLLGNSWAQTLFKDEAFKENTTGSSVVDSVLDILGSTCLINNEVFLRRWAHVDSSDGTAARTYADPFSGGIWQIDEGSFNMTKNNVYLQQAYNVIKSKLNIDWSKVTYNDLRKPINSGVAAVLLIKAKNLKVIPESLELQATLWSGVLRPGQMAFNFVLKARGMDTDCRSDKMLDLAALKYQVGPTFVGDSLRVAREQVFKNTTGARPGASKVALLLMDELRDTTFAKSEAQKLKESGIKLIVLRVSNDTANHDIERIVSPPTCYNARTVSSFGDLTSVVERLTSDICRAPLVLTPSDFEFPCNVTINARLPDTSDAIITMVTPDNGDIDVYASKSFTHPDGNAYDAHVTSQHSLYVRGTDPMYIRVTGQGSTCTGNYHLHVKETDEFRDFGGVCIIAGTVRTCTPQEMNQATHDVILVPDPNAPFLCDTRNHSVEYYPYPTDFHKFIMCDQLDRTFVGLCPVGVQSCKHSTNGCKYTNPCTQEEILAGNMRQMDQCGDKSAYVTCTSLGLAEVMKCPPLRVWNHDTRHCVFEYVHDPSGIGASSNDATIANPCLHSHSDHQYFPYPGHMDKYIFCDQYGNAFAGTCRSGIWSEQSKICTDIVAVG